In a single window of the Anguilla rostrata isolate EN2019 chromosome 4, ASM1855537v3, whole genome shotgun sequence genome:
- the zar1 gene encoding zygote arrest protein 1: MATYGDESIDSYLYSSYNPYSCRYLNPKSRGVSWRHKNYLANYGDAETYFDNQQRAQLKSILSQINPDLTPRLRKANTKDVGVQVNPKTDASVQCSLGPRTLLARKREALRRKQENQSFGSPSSVRYPRTLGVYSPIASRRLISFTEPDQEEEDPTPAGEPPEPGEKCAGHGGEDKAAAEDDPGKTTEAKANPEKGVDAKEEQSSESEKNPEDVTKSKARVRFQFLEQKYGYYHCRDCNLRWESAYVWCVQGTNKVYFKQFCRTCQKAFNPYRVEDITCQACKRARCTCQVTLRHVDPKRPHRQDLCGRCKGKRLSCDSTFSFKYII, translated from the exons ATGGCTACGTATGGTGACGAGTCGATAGATAGCTATCTTTACTCATCTTATAACCCTTACTCGTGTAGGTATCTCAATCCGAAATCGAGGGGCGTCAGTTGGAGGCATAAAAATTACCTGGCGAATTATGGTGACGCGGAGACTTACTTCGACAACCAACAGAGAGCACAGTTAAAATCAATCCTCTCCCAGATCAACCCCGACCTCACACCGAGGCTCCGGAAGGCCAACACCAAAGATGTCGGGGTACAGGTAAACCCCAAGACCGACGCTTCCGTGCAGTGTTCACTGGGTCCTCGAACCCTCTTGGCCCGGAAGCGGGAAGCTCTTCGGCGCAAGCAGGAGAACCAGTCGTTCGGAAGTCCCAGCTCTGTTCGCTATCCCCGGACCCTCGGCGTTTACTCGCCCATCGCCTCCCGGAGGCTCATCTCCTTCACGGAGCCGGACCAAGAGGAGGAGGATCCGACCCCCGCCGGGGAACCGCCTGAACCTGGGGAGAAATGCGCGGGTCATGGGGGAGAGGATAAGGCCGCAGCGGAAGACGACCCCGGAAAGACAACCGAGGCAAAGGCTAACCCCGAAAAAGGTGTCGACGCAAAGGAAGAGCAGTCGAGTGAATCCGAGAAAAATCCCGAAGATGTAACAAAATCCAAGGCGCGTGTGAGGTTTCAG TTCTTGGAGCAGAAGTACGGCTACTACCACTGCAGGGACTGCAATCTCCGGTGGGAGAGCGCCTACGTCTGGTGCGTCCAGGGAACCAACAAG GTTTACTTCAAACAGTTCTGTAGAACGTGTCAGAAAGCATTTAATCCGTATCGCGTGGAGGACATCACCTGTCAG GCATGCAAACGAGCACGCTGCACGTGCCAGGTGACGCTACGCCACGTGGACCCCAAGCGGCCTCACAGACAGGATCTCTGCGGCCGGTGCAAAGGCAAGCGGCTCTCGTGCGACAGCACCTTCAGCTTCAAGTACATCATCTGA
- the slain2 gene encoding SLAIN motif-containing protein 2 produces MEDINSNINADLEVRKLQDLVKKLEQQNEQLRSRSTLLASSGGVSGNVRPLSAGFDSPLSVGAATGLAGFSGVGFGGTRGYDGVLENSRCLSPIQSYDSPGYGRAYEGAVAAASGSSYIDDMGDFTEDGETSVLDEVEILDLEDMDCLNEEEDSWLYEAKINSPLQKAVSPIAWCRHALDHPSPDMESAKRSLIHRLDLTMSASKRRSLYSAPYSPTTGNSPYSSGFNSPSSTPSRVPTVKQLVLPGSAGLQRASVERTPPPAVSPQSSVDSELSTSEMDEDSVGSSSTYKLNDVTDVQILARMQEESLRQDYAATASRRSSGSSCHSLRRGTFSDQELDAHSLEDEEEALHPAFHPPVSRFSPSPRPSPRHSPRNSPRSRSPARTLEYGHSRGSPQPIISRLQQPRLSLQGHAPDLQTNAVKNEEKLRRSLPNLCRSAVVPAAEPVKSSRSCDSNLQAPHPAHPRHQPQSAIPSPSKLRAPATPSPLALRQPVKALSSTGSAPSSGTTTPTRSLGPARSGLPRPSTSAGGSLPVPRSKLAQPVRRSLPAPRSYGGMKDDSWREGCY; encoded by the exons ATGGAGGATATCAACTCTAACATTAACGCAGACTTGGAGGTGCGGAAGCTTCAAGACTTGGTGAAGAAGCTCGAACAGCAGAACGAGCAGCTCCGGAGCCGGTCCACTCTCCTCGCCTCGTCGGGCGGCGTGTCAGGGAATGTCAGACCCCTCAGCGCCGGATTCGACTCGCCCCTGTCTGTGGGAGCAGCCACGGGGCTAGCCGGTTTCTCCGGGGTGGGGTTCGGAGGGACTAGGGGCTATGATGGGGTTTTGGAAAACTCCCGTTGTCTGAGCCCGATACAATCATACGATAGCCCGGGGTATGGGAGGGCGTACGAGGGTGCTGTGGCAGCGGCTTCGGGGTCCTCTTATATTGATGATATGGGGGATTTCACCGAAGATGGAGAAACTTCTGTCTTGGATGAGGTGGAAATCCTCGATCTCGAAGACATGGACTGTCTTaacgaggaggaggacagcTG GCTGTATGAGGCGAAGATAAACAGTCCGTTGCAGAAGGCAGTCAGCCCCATCGCTTGGTGCCGCCATGCCCTGGATCACCCCAGCCCTGACATGGAGTCCGCCAAGCGCTCACTCATACACCGGCTCGACCTCACCATGTCAG CGAGTAAGAGGAGGAGTCTgtacagcgccccctacagtcCCACCACAGGAAACAGCCCCTACAGCAGCGGCTTCAACTCGCCGTCCTCCACACCTTCCAGGGTACCCACCGTCAAGCAGCTAGTACTGCCTGGCAGTGCAG GGCTCCAGAGGGCCTCGGTGGAGAGGACCCCTCCTCCTGCAGTGAGCCCGCAGTCGTCGGTGGACAGTGAGCTGAGCACCTCTGAGATGGACGAGGACTCTGTGGGCTCCTCCAGCACCTACAAGCTCAACGACGTCACGGACGTGCAGATCCTCGCCCGCATGCAGGAGGAGA GTCTGCGGCAGGACTATGCTGCCACGGCGTCTCGGCGCAGTTCGGGCTCCTCCTGCCACTCCCTGCGCCGCGGCACATTCAGCGACCAGGAGCTGGACGCCCACAGcctggaggacgaggaggaagcCCTGCACCCCGCCTTCCACCCGCCCGTCAGCCGCTtcagcccctcccctcgcccctccccccgccactcCCCCCGAAACTCTCCTCGCTCCCGTTCCCCCGCCCGCACCCTGGAATACGGCCACAGCCGCGGCTCCCCGCAGCCAATCATCAGCCGGCTGCAGCAGCCCCGCCTCTCCCTGCAAGGACACGCCCCCGACCTGCAGACCAACGCTGTCAAGAACGAAG agAAGTTGAGGAGAAGTCTTCCTAATCTGTGTCGGTCGGCAGTGGTTCCGGCTGCAGAGCCCGTAAAGAGCAGCAGGAGCTGCGACTCCAACCTGCAG gcccctcaccccgcccacccccgccaccagcCTCAGTCTGCCA tcCCCTCCCCCAGTAAGCTGCGAGCCCCGGCCACGCCCTCTCCCCTGGCACTGCGCCAGCCAGTCAAGGCCTTGTCCAGCACAGGCTCCGCCCCATCCTCTGGCACGACCACGCCCACCCGCTCCCTTGGCCCCGCCCGCAGTGGCCTGCCACGCCCCAGCACCTCTGCAGGGGGCAGCCTCCCTGTACCGCGCAGCAAACTGGCGCAACCTGTCCGTAG gtccCTGCCTGCCCCCCGCTCCTACGGTGGCATGAAGGACGACAGCTGGAGGGAGGGCTGTTACTGA
- the slc10a4 gene encoding sodium/bile acid cotransporter 4: MENSSATNSDTLSPISLPSFFNFTENDTSVTPVPESFQEDLASAGLRVTRNPVSLMASTFRTTVAGRLFAGDPSGPAPAPAHLVVAFWDSPLSHGINVFVGIVLCFTMLGLGCTVELSQLGEHIRRPIGVLLALVCQFVIMPLVAFLLALTFSLNDVAAIAVLLCGCCPGGNLSNIMSLLVNGEMNLSIIMTISSTILALVLMPLCLWMYSRAWINTPVVNLMPFGAIILTLCSTLIPIGLGVYLRYRYNRTADVILKVSLWSLLVTLVMLFIMTGVMLGPELLATIPPAVYAVAVLMPMAGYAAGYGLATLFDLPPSSRRSVSLETGCQNVQLCTAILKLAFPPQLIGGLYMFPLLYALFQAAEAGLFILLYRTYRQEVLRKQDLAGDDDDTSVTYKTLKEEESGLDAAYGSVTASDPNAIALAPQPHPAHV; encoded by the exons ATGGAGAACTCAAGCGCGACTAACAGCGACACACTTTCACCCATTAGCTTGCCATCTTTTTTCAACTTCACGGAAAATGACACGAGCGTCACCCCGGTGCCAGAGAGCTTCCAAGAGGACCTCGCCAGCGCAGGATTACGCGTCACCAGGAACCCAGTGTCTCTTATGGCCAGCACTTTCAGGACTACCGTGGCCGGCCGCTTGTTCGCAGGGGATCCCTCAGGTCCGGCCCCTGCCCCGGCGCATCTCGTGGTGGCCTTCTGGGACTCCCCGCTGAGCCACGGCATCAACGTGTTCGTGGGGATCGTCCTGTGCTTCACCATGCTGGGGCTGGGCTGCACGGTGGAGCTGAGCCAGCTGGGCGAGCACATCCGCAGACCCATCGGGGTCCTGCTGGCGCTGGTGTGCCAGTTCGTGATCATGCCGCTCGTGGCGTTCCTCTTGGCGCTCACATTCTCGCTGAACGACGTGGCGGCGATTGCGGTGCTGTTGTGCGGCTGCTGTCCCGGAGGGAACCTGTCCAACATTATGTCCCTCCTGGTCAACGGAGAGATGAACCTGAG CATAATAATGACCATTTCCTCCACGATCCTGGCGCTCGTGCTGATGCCGCTGTGCCTGTGGATGTACAGCCGCGCCTGGATAAACACGCCCGTGGTGAACCTCATGCCCTTCGGCGCAATCATCCTCACCTTGTGCAGCACCCTCATCCCCATCGGCCTGGGGGTCTACCTCAGATACCGCTACAACCGGACCGCCGACGTCATCTTAAAG gtgTCGCTGTGGTCCCTGCTGGTTACCCTGGTGATGCTCTTCATAATGACGGGGGTCATGCTGGGCCCGGAGCTCCTGGCCACCATCCCGCCGGCTGTGTACGCCGTGGCGGTGCTCATGCCCATGGCGGGCTACGCGGCCGGGTACGGCCTGGCCACGCTCTTCGACCTGCCGCCCAGCAGCCGCCGGTCCGTCTCCCTGGAGACCGGCTGCCAGAACGTGCAGCTGTGCACCGCCATCCTGAAGCTGGCCTTCCCGCCGCAGCTGATCGGCGGGCTGTACATGTTCCCGCTGCTGTACGCGCTGTTCCAGGCCGCCGAGGCCGGCCTCTTCATCCTGCTCTACAGAACCTACCGGCAGGAAGTCCTGCGCAAGCAGGACCTGGCGGGGGACGACGACGACACCTCCGTCACCTACAAGACGCTGAAAGAGGAGGAGTCGGGGCTCGACGCGGCCTACGGGTCCGTGACGGCGAGCGACCCGAACGCCATCGCCCTCGCACCCCAGCCGCACCCCGCGCACGTGTAG